Below is a genomic region from Spirochaetota bacterium.
TGGCCTGACACTTCCGGTTGTTCAGTAACGGGCAGGAGCTTGCCTGCAAGGCCGTCATCCCTTCCATGCCCGCCAGTACACCACCCGCCGAATCCCTGTCATTTCCTTGTAAAATGTTTCGAGATATGGTAGACGCAAGCAATACTACGGGAGGAATTGTTGCATGCCGACAATTCCTATGTTCTACGGCTTACTGATCCGTATGTTCTTTCGCGATGACGAGAAGCCTCATGTGCCGCATATTCACGCCGATTATCAGGGACAGGTTGCAGCGTATGCGATTCAAAGCGGTGATGTTCTTGTCGGTACGCTCCATGCCGAATTGGACAATTTCAATTACTTCGGTTGCAGATGCGACTTTGCCATGATATAATCCCCCAATGGCGAATCTGAAAATCGCGCTCGGCGATATCGAGCTCAAAAAACCGATAATCCTCGCTTCCGGTACGGCCGGTCACGGCGAAATAAGCGATTTTTTCGATCAGAAGAACGTGGGCGCCATAGCGCTCAAAGCGGTGTCGATGAAAAAACGCACGGGGAATATGCCCCCGCGCATCGTTGAAACGCCGGCAGGCGTGCTCAATGCGATAGGCCTTGCCAATGAAGGGATAGACCATTTCGAAAAGTCGATAATACCGAAACTGAAAAAGATCCGCGTACCGCTCATCGCCAATGTCGTCGGCGATACCGCGGATGAATATGCGGCCGTCGTCAAGCGTCTTACACGCTTCCGCGAGATAGCGGCATTCGAACTGAACGTCAGCTGCCCGAACGTTCACGGGAAGAACAAACTCTTCTTCGAGGATAACGAAGTATTGAAGAAGATGATCGCTTCATGTAAAAAGGCTACGAAGAAGACCATCATCGTCAAGCTCCCTCCGGCGGTGTTCGGCATCGAGGAGCTTGCAAAAACCGCTGCCGATTCCGGCGCAGACATCATATCGCTTACCAACACCATCCCCGCCATGGAGATAGATATCCGTACCGAACGGCCAATGCTCGGCAATAACCAGGGAGGGCTTTCCGGCGCGGCGATACGCCCCATTGCGCTTCGCCTTGTCTACCGAGCATCGAAAGCGGTGAGCATACCCATCATCGGCGGCGGCGGCGTATCGAATGCCGACGACGTGGTGAAGTTCATGCTCGCCGGGGCGACTGCCGTGAGCATCGGCACCGCATCCATGATAACCCCGAACCTTCCCGACACGATATGCCGCGATCTGGACCGCATCATCGACGGGAAGAACATGAAGAACATCGCCGATCTCACCGGGCGGCTTACGCTCAACTCCCAAAAATGAATATCGATGCGTCTGTTGTGCTCGATGCGATGCCGGCATTCGCCGAGAAGCTCGTGTCGCTCATTGAACCGGATGATATCATCCTTCTCATCGGCCCGCTCGGTGCGGGAAAAACGACGCTCGTGCGCGCGGTGGCGGAGCTGCTCAATGCCGACAGCGAAGCAGCAAGCCCTACGTTCACGATACTCAATGAATACATGGTGACCTTCCGCGGCGAACGCATGCCGCTGCGCCATGTGGATGTGTACCGCCTCTCCGGCGATGACGCGTTCGATTCCATCGGCCTGCGCGAATCAATAGCAATACGGGGCATCACCTTCATCGAATGGGGCGATACGATACGCCATATCCTGCCGCCATGCGTGGAATTGACGATCGATATCGTATCGATGGAAGAACGACGAATGTCCCTTGTGATCCCCGAACGGAAATAACGCAGACGATAGAAACGCCCCAAGCGTAGAACACCAAGAATCCATCAATAAACAACGAAAATCACAAAAAAATGCAGATACTCGCTACGGCTTTCGTGCTTTTCGCTGTAATCCTGTCTTCTCCCTGGACGTATTATAGAGGAGATCACGCGCTCGCTTTATCCGATGTTGCCGCCTGCTTATATTCGCTCGGCGATACATGCTCGTACTTCTTGAACAGACGGCTGAAATAGAGCTCATCCTTGAAACCCGAATTTATCGCCGCTTCGCGAACGCTGTACCCCTGCAGGAGAAGGTCCTTGCTCTGACGCAGCCGCATGTTAAGGAAGTATTTCTTCGGCGTTACGCCGACATATTTCTTGAAGAGCGTCGCGGTGTAATCATATCCGTACGGCGAGAGCGAGAACGCCTCGGCGACGGCATTATCATCGGCCAGATGGCTGTCGATATAGCTCATCATCTTGATGATGAAAAAGTAATTATGATCGATGACCGTCTCGTTCTCCGAGAGATACGAATCATAGATGTACTCCGCGAGCACCGATGAGAAAAGGCTCTGCTGCAGTATGCTCTTTTCCTCGCTCTCATTGAGCGACTCATAGCGCGTGAACGCCGCGCGCACATAGTCCCAATTCGTGAATTTCGCTGTCGGCGAGAATTTTATCAGCGAAAAGAAATCGACGGTGCCGAACAGTTTCAGCTCGAAATGCTGGGCGATGGCCTCGAAATTATCCCTGCCGTGCACCGCGGTATAGAGCGACATCCCCGGTGTAGCGAGGAAGGCATGCCCCGGCGTAAGAAGATGTACCGTGCCGTTCGCCGTGAATTCCGCCGCACCGCCGTAACAGACGAAGAGATCATAGTCCTTGTACCCGGAAGGATTATTGATATGCCATGATGCGTTCTGGCTCTGCTTGCACGGCTTGGCGGTAAGGGTAAGCTTCAGGTTCTCAGGATGAATGATGTCAAGAAAAGTGGCGGACGGGCGCATGGCGCTCACCGGTCATGCGCGATCGCCGTTTCGCCCGGCTTCACCGCCCGCGTAATGATCTCGGGGAATTTCTGCTGCATGAACTCGATGACGAGCCGCCTCGCATCGGACGAACGCTCGGACGCGAAAAGCCTCTCGACGAGCGCCCTGCACTCGCCCGCATCCAGCCCGCGGATGACGCGCTTCATGTCCGGTATCACGGGCGGCGCCATGGAAAGGACATCGACATCGAGGCCGACGAGCACGCATGAATAGAGCGGCTGCCCCGCCATTTCGCCGCAGACGGCCACCGGTATTCCCGCCGCATGCCCGTTCTCAACGGTGCGCTTGATGAGCGAGAGCACGGAAAGATTGAGCGGATCGTACAGATAGCTTATCTTTTCGTTCGTCCTGTCGCAGGCGAGCGTATATTGAATGAGATCGTTCGTCCCGATGCTGAAGAAGTCGACCTTATGCGCGAACTTTTCCGACATTATCGCCACCGACGGTATCTCCACCATGATGCCGACCTTCACCTCGCTGTCGAAGGGGATAGTGCGTGCGGCAAGCTCTTCCTTCGCCGCAGCAAGATGGCCGAGCGCCTGTTCGAGCTCATCGACGCCGCTCACCATGGGGAACATGATGCTCGTTGCCCCGAAATGCGATGCGCGGAGTATCGCACGCAGCTGCGTACGGAATATCTCCGGGTTCGCGAGGCAGAAGCGTATCGCACGCCAGCCGAGGAACGGGTTCTCATCGACGTTCGTATTAACGACATCGGCCGATATGAATTTATCGCCGCCGAGATCGAGGGTGCGTATCGTGACCGGCTCTTTGGTGAACGACTCTATCACCTTGCGGTAATTGATGAACTGTTCTTCCTCGCTCGGGTAGCGGTCACGGCTTATGTAGAGGAATTCCGTACGGTAAAGCCCGATGCCCTCGGCGCCGAATTTCTTCACATCAGCGACGTCGTCGGGGTCCTCGATGTTCGCCTCGACCTTGATGACGCGTTTATCCACGGTCACCGCGGGCACGCCGGAAAGGCGTATGTGCTCTTTCTGGAAATGCGTGAATATCTCGCGCATCGTCTCGTATTCGCGGAGTATGCTCTCCGGCGGGTTGACTATCACATCGCCGTGTATGCCGTCGAGGATGAGCATATCACCCTGCTTGACATGGGTGCTGATGTTCACAAGACCGACGACGGCGGGTATGCCGAGCGAACGCGAGAGTATGGCGCTGTGCGATGTGTCGCCGCCGATATCGACGGCGAATCCGAGCACGAAATTCCTGTCAAGGTGCAGCGTGTCCGACGGCGTAAGATTATGCGCGACGACGATGACCGGCTCGTCGAGCTTCGGCGATTGAACGATATCCCGGTCCCTGATCAGGTGGCGCAGCACGCGGTTGCGTATGTCCATGATGTCGTGGACGCGGTCCTTGAGGATGGGATTATCAATGGCCGTGAGCCGCGAGACGAAGCGCATCATGATCTCGTTGTACACGTGATCGACGTTCTTGCGCTGCTTTTTTATCTCATCGCGGACTTCGTTCAATACGACCGTATCTTCAAGGATCTGAATGTGCGATTTGAGTATCTCGGTGACGTCCTTCTGTACGTCCTTGTCGTAATTACCCTTAAGCGATAGTATCTCATCCTTCGATTCCCGTACGGCGGTCTCAAGCCGGCGTATCTCGGATTTTACCTTCGATTCGGGTATATCGTACACCTCGACGACGATGTTGTCGTTGTGATAGAGAAATGCCTTCCCGATAACGATGCCGGCGCTGGCGCCGGTGCCGGTGAATGTCGTTGACTCTATCTCTTTTTCTTTCATACTGCCCGAAACAACGGGCCTCCATTATATCCAAGGACGCTTTTTTTACAAGCGCAGTACGCTGCAATATCCGGTGAACGAACAGAGGGGACACTGATTTGACAGTCCATCTCATTGCACCTATACTTGCATTCGTAATACGTTTCTCAGCGGTCAAGGTGCCCGGCAATGGAACATGAAAGAACAACGATACTGAACGTCGAATATCATCATCGAAAGGTCGATAATGCCGATATGTACCTGACCGAATTCGGCATGCCCCTTGCGGATATTCTCATGCCGGGGAATTTCCTCACCGATGAAGCATGGTTCAAGAACAATTCCACACGCCTATCCGGTACAAGCTGCCTCTATAAGGTACGCACCAAGGATATGCAGGGTCAATTCGCGGATATCGTCCTCAAATGGAACCGCATGGGCATGGCGGTACCCGTGGACACCTACATGAACGAGCTTGCCAATGCCGAATTCAACAGCCCCTTTGAGGAATTCTCGCTTGTCATGGAGTTACGCGATGCCGTCCGCTGCTACGACATTCACCTCGCGCTGCAGAAACCGCTCGCTATCTACGTACCCCGGGAGACCGTCGAGCTCTGGCAGAGCGGCCGCGAAGAATACCGGATGAATTACAAAATAGCGTCCCATAAGGAGATCGCCCTTGACATGAACCGCTCCTACGCGGTCATCTATCAGTGGCTGCCCGGAATGGACGCCGCCGTCATGTGCGAGAAACAGATCATCAGTGCGGAAGAAATGGAACGGATCACCGTGGAAATGGACGATATGCTCCGCGGCATCGGTTTCCTCGTACGCGACAGAAAACCGCATCACATCATATTGAAACCGGATGAGAAGGAAGGATATACACGGGACGCATCCGGGATGCCGGTACGCGCCCTCATCGACTATGAACTGCTCGCTCACACCAGCGAAAATGACGCCGTCATCAAGCGGCAGAAGCGGCAGAACTACCTCAAGCGCCAGCGCGACCGGTTTACTACCGTGCCGGACCTGTCATCATACCCGCATCTGAAGCAGGTATCGATATTCGGCGTGGACTATGTCTACGGTCACGCGGAAAGCACCGAGGGGCGGCTCTGGGTGGTCGGACGAGATCCATTGCTTTTCGATTATTTTCTGCCGGAGCGATGGGAGAACACGCCGAAGACAAAAATATCGATGACGCGGGAGATCTATCACACGGTCACGAAGGACAATATCCATATTGTCTGGAAGCTGTCGCATGCGGGCATGAAGCCCGACATGGACCCGTCCATCGATGAAGAGAACAAGATACTGCAGTACGGGTATAACAGCCCGTTCGAGGAAATATCCATCGCACTCGAACTGACCGAGAAGGGGATATTCACGATATATCCGCGGGCGGTGTACATGGCCGGTTCGCATACCGCCATTCCCGAGGGCATGTCCGATATGAGCCGCTATCAAAGCCATGCGCCTGTCGTCATGCCGGACGGAAACCCCCTCTTTACGCAGCATCATGACTACATCAGCATCTGGGGCTACTGGAACGGACCGGATGAGAAGCTCGCCGCCATCGATGATGACTACTACGAAGGCATCGATGCGCTGCGGGCGCTCCGCAAAGGCGTCATCACCGAAGAGGTATACCGCCGCTGCATCGAAATAATCCGCGAGCGATTGTCGCTTGCAGGGATAGAGGACTTGAGCCTGCGCGGCAATCATCTGCTCCTGTCATTCGACTCGAAGGGCAGGCTCATCACGGGGAACGAAGGCGTGCCGGATATACGCATATCGAATTTCGAATTCCTCAAGCGCAGGATCAACAGAGCGCAATAGCACATAAGAAAGAGCAACCACAGAGGGCACAGAGAACACGGAGAATTGAGCATTGCCCGGCCAACAAAAAATATATTCATTGTAGCCCCAACGTCTTCTCGGCCTTTCCCTCTGTGAGCTCCGTGGTTAAATATTCCTTTCCTGATTTCCCCTCAACGTCTTCTCTTTTTCCCTTTCGGTTTTTTCCCAGGGGCCGGTTTCGCCTTTTTCGCTGCGAGCACTATCGTCCTGCTCTTCTTCGCCCACGGGAGCTTCATCTCGAAAAAGCCCTTATCCTCATCGAACATCGCCTTCACCGTATCCTCGATACCGGTGATGACCGCATTGTGCTCGTTGGATACATCAAGGTTCGGATTGTATGCCTCTTTTTCTATGGGCAGCTTCTTCCCGTATTTCATATCGACGACGACAACACCGCCCGATGAGCGGAACCCATTATCGATACAGATGACCTGCTGCATGGCGTTCGCTATCGTGGTGAGCGGCTTCGTTCCTTTCTCTATCGCCTCGCAGACGTTCATGAACACGAGATGATGGAGCGGTATCTTCCCATTATCGATGGTCTCGACGAGTTCATATCCCTTGCCGTTCGCGCGATAGAAGTCCGCCTTGCTCTGCCCTGTCCAGACCATCTTCCCCTTCTCGCAGATGAACTCCGTCACCGGTCCGAACTGCTCTGCGCAGGCATGGCTTGCGATGAACGATACGGGGACCTTTGCATCGGTGATGACGCGTATGAACTGCGTGTCGGCGGATTCTATCTCTTTTATCCGATAATTCTCCATGTAGACGGAGACGGGGTTCGCGCTTGCGTCATGCGTCCTCCCGGCGACATAGAGCATGTTGTTGAGAAAATGCGCGACAGCGTTCTGCATCGGCGAATCGTGCACCGCCTTACCGGCGAAGCGAATATGCCCCGCCCATCCGTTGCGTTTATAGTACGCGCTCGAGCGCGGCCAGAGCACATAGGTCTTCGCCTTGATGAGCCTGCCGAAGCGTTTTGCGAGTACGGCGTTCTTGACCGCCTGTATCGACGGCGAATAGATGTTCTGATAACCTATCGCGAGTATGTTCCCGGAGGCATCGGCGGCAGCCTTCATCCGCTCCACTTCAGCGGCCGTACCGGCAGCGGGCTTCTCGCACATCACATGATATCCTGCCGTAAGCGCGCGTATCGATAATTCCTCATGCTGATCTATGCCGCAGGGAATGGCGATGAGATCGAGCTTGCCCATCTCGTCCTGATACATCTTCTCATAATTCCGGTAGATGCGCACACCCCTGGCACGGAGCTCGGCTTCCCGGGCGGCGTCCTTTTCAGGGTTGCGTATCACCGCGGCCAGAAGGCGCGCGACGCCTTTTTCCTCGCAATAAGCTATCGATTTCAGATGCGATTCCCCGAAACCGGCGACGCCGACAAGGCCGATGCGTATGGGTGCCATGTAGAACTCCTCTTCAAGAACGATGCCGTTAGTATATCACAGGATATCCATCCTGTCTTGGATGAATAGGACATCGTTGTACGAAAGTGACACCTGTCCTCCCCCTCCGGATGGACAAACGGGCGTTTTTTTCCTATACTGCGAGCATGGCCCTTTTCATGAAAGCGGCGCCGTATACGGTGACGAAACATTTCCCCGAGCACGAGCACCCGACATGGCAGTTTAATATCTATCTCTCGGGCAGCGGTACGCTCACCGCACGAGACACGGCCATTGCGTTCGCGCCGCAGCGCATCATCTGCGTACCGCCGAACACCGTGCACAGCGAAACAAGTGACGGAGAATATTCGGACATTGTCATCTGGAAGCGGCGTTCATATCACTCCTCAGGGGATCGGTCGCACGTATGCTCAGTTCCCTCAATGAGCGCCAGCGAACGGCGGTCACGCTGCGCTTCGGTCTTGACGGCAGCCCCTCGCGCAGTCTTGAGGAAACGGGAACGCTCATGTCGCTCACACGGGAACGTGTGCGGCAACTCCTCAATGAGGCGTTCCGGATGATCCGATCGCTTGAAGGTATTCATGCCATGCGGGCGCATATCAGAGAGTGAAGGCGATGAAAGCTGCCGTCGGAACCGGACATCGATGAGGCAGCTCCGCGATACGCCGAACAAAAAAGCCGCCTCCCGTATGGGAAGCGGCCTTTGCTTTCGATGCAGTACGCGGACGTCAGATGACCCCTTCGCCGCGCTCCTTCGTGCGCACGCGCACCGCGTCATCGACAGGGAGTATGAATAACTTCCCGTCGCCGACATTCCCGGTGTACGCCGTCTCGACGATGGCATTCACTATCTTCTCCACTGAACCGTTCTTCGCGACGATCTCTATCTTCACCTTCGGTATCAGCTTGAGATTGTATTCCTTGCCGCGGAACATCTCAACGATGCCCTTCTGCCGCCCATGTCCCTCGACGGCGCCGACGGTAAGCCCCGAGTAACCGAGCTCTTCGAGCTTATCGAGCACGTCGTCGAGCTTTTCCGGACGCAGTATCGCTTCTATCTTTTTCATATGCTACTCCTTCGCGCCGTTACGGCAGCGTCCCGTTGCTCTTCTCGCCGTGCAGGGTAAGATCGAGCCCGTACAACTCTTCCTGCGGCGCTACACGGAGCCCATTGATGAGCTTTATGAAGCCGAGGATGAGAAGCGTACCTACCACCGACCACACTATCGCAGCGCCTACCGAGGTAAGCTGCATGAGAAGCTGCTTCACATTCCCGTACAGGAGCCCCGCAGCCGGGGTGGTCCCGTCAAAATAGAACCCTATCGCCGGGTTGGCGAATATACCGGTCGCAATAGCGCCCCAGATACCACCGACACCGTGTACGCCGAAAGCATCGAGTGCATCGTCATAACCGAGCGCCTTCTTTATCACCGCGATAAAGAGATAGCAGACAATGCTCACGACAAATCCTATCACGAGCGCCGCACGCACATCGACGAAACCGGACGCCGGGGTTATCGCAACAAGCCCCGCAACAAGACCGGTCGATGCGCCGACTACCGTGGGCTTCTTATGCATTATCCATTCTATCGCAAGCCAGGTCACACCGGCCATCGCAGCCGCGGTGTTGGTCACAAGGAACGCATTCGCCGCAAGACCGTTGGCAGCAAGCGCACTCCCTCCGTTGAACCCGAACCAGCCCACCCAGAGCAGTCCTGCACCGATGAAGGTGAACGGTATGCTGTTGGGCACCGGAACATCCTTGCCGTGCCGCACACGCGGGCCGAGCACTATCGCTGCAACCAGCGCCGATACGCCGGATGAGGTATGCACTACAAGGCCGCCTGCGAAGTCGAGCGCGTTCGAATATCCTTTCACGCCAAAGAGCTTTCCGATGATGCTCGTTCCTTCGGCGCCGCCCGAGAGCCAGCCGCCGCCCCATACCCAATGCGCAAGCGGGGCATAGACGAGAAGCGACCAGAGGATGATGAATATCACCCACGCGCTGAACTTTATCCGCTCCACCACGGCACCCGACACAAGGCCGACGGTGATGATGGCGAACATGAGCTGGAACATCGAGAACGCGAATTCAGGCACCGTGAACGTGAGCGAGTCCTTGGTGACGCCGCCCATGAACGCCTTGTTCACATTACCGATAATGCCGCCGATCGACGAGCCGAACGCGAGCGAGTACTGGACTGCCACCCAGAGCACGCTTACGATGAGCGCCGATCCAAGGCTGTAGTAGATCGTCGACAGAAGATTCTTCTTCCGCACGAGACCGCCGTAGAACAATGCAAGGCCCGGCACGGTCATAAGCAGCACCAGTGCCGATGACGTGAGTATCCATGCAGTGTCCCCGGAATTGATCGTCGGTGCACTTTGCGCAAAGGCCCCGACGGCGCCCGCAAGCATAACACCAGCGAGCATGAACATCTTTTTCATGATGCACCTCCGTAGATTTATTGACGAGTACAAGATTGCAAGCCGTGTGCCAACAATACCTTCGATGCTGCTTTCAGAATGCATGCGCATGGCTTTCCATATTTCATCTAATGAACATTTGCCCGTCAGCGCGATATTCCGTGCACAAAGACGGTGCATGCGCGCGATAGAGAACAGCGGGTTGCAACCCGCTGTTCTCTCCTTTTTCGGTAATAAAAAAAATTACGATTTCCACTTGACAAAACATCGATTCTATTGTATATTTATACAGTGTATTTAACAACAGTATCTAAAGGTACAGTATGCCAGAAGAATTGACCGAAAAACAGCAGGAAATACTCGATTTCATCAATGATTTCACACGGGATAACGGCTATCCCCCCACCGTACAGGAGATAATGACGAAATTCAACTTCGCCTCACCTACGGCGGTTACGAGCCACCTGAGCGCGCTGGAAAAAAAAGGTCATATACGCAAGGCGGGGCGACGTGCTCGCGGCATTGAGGTATTGTCCCATGTCAGCGAAAGCACGGATGATCTCATCGATGTGCCCCTCGTCGGCATGGTACGCGCCGGCGAGAATATGATAGCCGCCGAGGCTGTGGAAGACCGTTTCCTCTTCCCGAAATTCATCGCGCGTGAAGACGGCGTTTTTCTCATGAAGGTCAAGGGCGATTCCATGATAAACGCGCATATCTCCGAAGGGGACTATATCCTCGTGAAACCGGCACAGGATGCCAATAACGGGGACATTGTCGTAGCAACATACCGCAACGAAAGCACCGGCTCAGACGATGTCACCGTAAAGCGATTCTTCCGCGGCAAGGACGGCATTACGCTTAAGCCGGAGAACGACGACTATGAGCCGATACGTGCGCCGGAAGTGTCCATCGCAGGGAAGGTCATAGCCGTCATACGACTGAACGTAAGCTGATTAAAGGGAGTCATCATGTATCTCACGAAGGATTCATTCAATGCGGAAACAGCACGGTGCCTGTTCTGTCACGAACATATGTCGCGCATCATGGACAATACGCGGAAAACATCGTATTTCGTAGGCGGTAAGATACGCGTTACCTACGAAGTGGCGCGAAGGAAAGAATGCACCATCTGTCGCGGCACGGCAGTGGCACGGCGCGAGATAGCCGTACGTTCGGGCGAATACAAGCCGGAACTCGTCACGGCGTTCGGTTCACCAGGCAAATAATAAGGGCGGGGCGGTCCCACCAATCCCTCCCAAATCTAAAAACCGCCCCGCTCCTTATTATTATATTGCACACCATCAGGAAGGAGTTATTCATGGATTCACTGCGTTCGGAAGACATCAAGATATTATCCGAGGAAATGAAAATGATCGAGACGCGCATGAACATACTTGACCTGGAGCTTACGAAGATATGTGTCGCGCTTGAAAAGCTGCCTGTATGAACGGGCAACGCATGATCGTACATACTGCCCGGCGAAAAGAAGCACGAACGATGGGCCGGCGCATCCCGCTCACTTTCCAGGATACAGACACTCTTCCCTTCAGTCTTGAAGAGGAAAGCATAACGGCCGCACTTTGGAAAAACACCGTAGCCCCCCGAGTCAGCCATGCGGCTATTTGCGTTCGATCACATATACCGGTTCGTCGCCGACAGCAAGCGTAACAAATCCGTTTTCAGCACGCAGCGAACGTTCATTACGGCCGAGCATGTCAGTCTGCAGTACCTGCTCCGCTATTGTTGCAAGTTTTACTGGGATGAGCGAGACGGTATTGGTTCGTATCCATGGGTTCAACACCGAATTCTGTCCGTGATTCGTTTCCGGCCCTGCATTCGCGGTAAATTTTGCCGCCACATCTTCCGAGACACCCGTGGTCACCGCTGACGGATGATTAAAAAGCACAACGAACGATCCTTCTGCAGCGCACAGCATCCCTGCTGCAAAAATGGCAGCACAAGTTCTGATATTCATTGATGTCCCCCTTCACCTCATCAGCACCGGGTCTGCGACAACCACATGACCGTCCACGGTACCGAATTTCTCATACTTCCCCGCACCCGTTGTCTCGAAACGAAGCGATCGTACGCCGGCAAGATCGATATCAAGGACTTCGATATCACGTACCGACCGGAACGTCTTTTTGAATAGAGAACGTTTCCCGTCAGTGACCGCGACAGAAACAGCCGTGCGTTCCGCAAGCCCCGCGTTCAATCCGATAATGCACGAGAAACGTCTGAACACCCCCGCCGGGAGGCTGTATTCGATATATGATGTCACACCCATACCGAAACCATGCGCATATTCCTTTTTCCGAGCACCGGCCTGAAGCATGAGCGGGAACGGCTCCATACGCCGGTCGAAATTACAGGGTGCATCGTACAGCGGCTTGAAAAAATAGGGATGCGGGCTCCAGCCGCTCATTGAGGACGGCACAAGCGGATCAAGACATACCGTCTTCGGCAGTGAGCCTCGCCCTGCCTTTCCGCATGCCATTGAGAACGCGGTATACATGATGTCGGCATAGATACGCGCACTGTCAGCGTACGCATCACCGGCAATACGCTGTACCGCTGGGATATCGTCTGCATAAAGTTTTTTTATAGCGTTGGGCAATTTTGCAAGCGTTCGCGTCGTCAGACGCACCATTTCCTGTGCGGTGAAAAATGCAGCCTCCTCAGCGGATGCGCCGAGAAGTACCGGACGGTGGCCGCGTATCGAGAACGATGTCGGCAGATTCTCAAGCAGATTATGGAGACTCATGTATCGGTACTTTTTATTTGTCGGGAACAGCCGCTTGATGAGCTCCATACGCA
It encodes:
- a CDS encoding NPCBM/NEW2 domain-containing protein, with product MANYPNHQRITRAAISVQPVWIRSLLGTQAKRLGDHYCLYGDLVVSGKPSERKVMERFMTMPDGKRAVMGPASLDERENCRVWNKEFSFWYAAISAAIRRKRMADAAQYLGVIAHALGDTTALAHPLSHSEGLRMELIKRLFPTNKKYRYMSLHNLLENLPTSFSIRGHRPVLLGASAEEAAFFTAQEMVRLTTRTLAKLPNAIKKLYADDIPAVQRIAGDAYADSARIYADIMYTAFSMACGKAGRGSLPKTVCLDPLVPSSMSGWSPHPYFFKPLYDAPCNFDRRMEPFPLMLQAGARKKEYAHGFGMGVTSYIEYSLPAGVFRRFSCIIGLNAGLAERTAVSVAVTDGKRSLFKKTFRSVRDIEVLDIDLAGVRSLRFETTGAGKYEKFGTVDGHVVVADPVLMR
- the lexA gene encoding transcriptional repressor LexA, yielding MPEELTEKQQEILDFINDFTRDNGYPPTVQEIMTKFNFASPTAVTSHLSALEKKGHIRKAGRRARGIEVLSHVSESTDDLIDVPLVGMVRAGENMIAAEAVEDRFLFPKFIAREDGVFLMKVKGDSMINAHISEGDYILVKPAQDANNGDIVVATYRNESTGSDDVTVKRFFRGKDGITLKPENDDYEPIRAPEVSIAGKVIAVIRLNVS